One window of Inquilinus sp. Marseille-Q2685 genomic DNA carries:
- a CDS encoding ABC transporter ATP-binding protein: MQAMLTAPAPVLDRAEPAPDPSAGFLRLEGVTKRYAGFTAVSDLWLEVSRGKLLGLLGPSGCGKTTALRMIAGLLPVTDGRIVVAGDDITQRPPHRRDIGLVFQNYALFPHMTVAENVAFGLEMRRVGKAEARERVEQALEMVRLPGYGPRKPKEMSGGQQQRIALARALVIRPRILLLDEPLSNLDAKLRDEMRIEIREIQQRLSITTVFVTHDQVEALTMCDVVGVMSGGRLAQLGTPEDIYERPASRFVAEFVGRTNTLPCELLDRRRLRLGGAVYRCAATEQSPGAAWATVRPHRISLTPHRDQALLSTATNGAPGRVLRVTYIGDLVQYDIDIGGPVLKVEAPTAGHGAAHRPGDRLMCEWSPDDMLVFPG, translated from the coding sequence ATGCAGGCGATGCTGACCGCCCCCGCCCCCGTCCTCGACCGTGCCGAGCCGGCACCCGATCCCTCCGCCGGCTTCCTGCGGCTGGAGGGCGTGACCAAGCGCTATGCCGGATTCACCGCCGTCTCCGACCTCTGGCTCGAGGTCAGCCGCGGCAAGCTGCTGGGCCTGCTCGGCCCCTCCGGCTGCGGCAAGACCACGGCGCTGCGCATGATCGCCGGGCTGCTGCCGGTGACCGACGGTCGGATCGTGGTGGCCGGCGACGACATCACCCAGCGCCCGCCGCACCGGCGCGACATCGGCCTGGTGTTCCAGAACTATGCCCTGTTCCCGCACATGACCGTGGCCGAGAACGTCGCCTTCGGCCTGGAGATGCGCCGCGTCGGCAAGGCCGAGGCGCGCGAGCGGGTGGAGCAGGCGCTGGAGATGGTGCGGCTGCCCGGCTACGGCCCGCGCAAGCCGAAGGAGATGTCGGGCGGCCAGCAGCAGCGCATCGCCCTGGCCCGGGCGCTGGTGATCCGCCCCCGCATCCTGCTGCTGGACGAGCCGCTGTCCAACCTCGACGCCAAGCTGCGCGACGAGATGCGGATCGAGATCCGCGAGATCCAGCAGCGGCTGTCGATCACCACCGTCTTCGTCACCCACGACCAGGTCGAGGCGCTGACCATGTGCGACGTGGTCGGCGTCATGTCCGGCGGGCGGCTGGCGCAGCTGGGCACGCCGGAGGACATCTACGAGCGGCCGGCGTCGCGCTTCGTGGCCGAGTTCGTCGGCCGCACCAACACCCTGCCCTGCGAGCTACTGGACCGCCGCCGGCTGCGGCTGGGCGGCGCCGTCTACCGCTGCGCCGCGACCGAGCAGTCGCCCGGCGCCGCCTGGGCGACGGTGCGGCCGCACCGGATCAGCCTGACGCCGCATCGCGACCAGGCGCTGCTGAGCACCGCCACCAACGGCGCCCCCGGCCGGGTGCTGCGCGTCACCTATATCGGCGACCTGGTGCAGTACGACATCGACATCGGCGGCCCGGTGCTGAAGGTCGAGGCGCCCACCGCCGGTCATGGGGCCGCCCACCGGCCGGGCGACCGGCTGATGTGCGAATGGTCGCCCGACGACATGCTGGTCTTCCCGGGCTGA
- a CDS encoding ABC transporter permease, which translates to MVGTTTLPFRLLVLLLYAFLLAPILIVVPLSFSNDAYLTFPPSAWGTRWYAALVQNKVMIRAFWVSLGIAALVTALSLAAGIPAAYAIRRFRFRGSEALMSLFTAPLLLPSIVLGLAILLVFVDLRLLSTYPGLVAAHLIVTTPYVIRIMATALATLPPAVEDAAATLGAAPLTVFRRITLPLMMPGLVASAALAFLISFDEVVISLFVTGPGITTLPVAMFNYVESRTDPMIAAVSVVLVAATLLIIILVERSLGLSKAMGK; encoded by the coding sequence ATGGTCGGAACCACGACTCTGCCCTTCAGGCTGCTGGTGCTGCTGCTCTACGCCTTCCTGCTGGCGCCGATCCTGATCGTCGTGCCGCTGTCCTTCAGCAACGACGCCTATCTCACCTTCCCGCCCTCGGCCTGGGGCACGCGCTGGTACGCGGCGCTGGTCCAGAACAAGGTGATGATCCGGGCCTTCTGGGTCAGCCTCGGCATAGCGGCGCTGGTCACCGCCCTGTCGCTGGCGGCCGGCATCCCCGCCGCCTACGCCATCCGGCGCTTCCGGTTCCGCGGCAGCGAGGCGCTGATGAGCCTGTTCACAGCGCCGCTCTTGCTGCCCTCGATCGTGCTGGGGCTGGCGATCCTGCTGGTCTTCGTCGACCTGCGCCTGCTCAGCACCTATCCCGGGCTGGTGGCGGCGCATCTGATCGTCACCACGCCCTATGTGATCCGGATCATGGCGACGGCGCTGGCCACCCTGCCGCCGGCGGTGGAAGACGCGGCCGCGACGCTGGGCGCCGCGCCCCTCACCGTGTTCCGCCGGATCACCCTGCCGCTGATGATGCCGGGCCTGGTCGCCAGCGCCGCCCTGGCCTTCCTGATCTCCTTCGACGAGGTGGTGATCTCGCTGTTCGTCACCGGCCCCGGCATCACCACCCTGCCGGTCGCGATGTTCAACTACGTCGAGAGCCGGACCGACCCGATGATCGCCGCCGTCTCGGTCGTCCTCGTCGCCGCCACGCTCCTCATCATCATCCTGGTCGAGCGCTCGCTCGGCCTGTCGAAAGCGATGGGCAAGTGA
- a CDS encoding aldolase/citrate lyase family protein, with product MDRLALWMSHPHFSYVEMAHLCGFRTLVIDVEHGTFDLPDLDRFLAFTKAKGISVLAKVLAPTTEAIQQVLDFGADGVVIPHLLGVEHTRAVTAAAKFPMRGIRSYSGGRPAGYARPSSAYFDEENRRTRCYAMIETAESLAEVEGILGLDTVDGLFPGPSDLALARGRGAYEFGESDRADLARCARAARAAGKPWIMPAWTAAERTFALAEGAAQLVVATQTMVVRQGLAGTLDALKREAVLAA from the coding sequence ATGGATCGTCTGGCCCTCTGGATGTCGCATCCGCACTTCTCCTACGTGGAGATGGCGCATCTCTGCGGCTTCCGCACCCTCGTCATCGATGTCGAGCACGGCACCTTCGACCTGCCGGACCTCGACCGCTTCCTGGCTTTCACCAAGGCCAAGGGCATCTCGGTCCTGGCCAAGGTGCTGGCGCCGACCACGGAGGCGATCCAGCAGGTGCTCGACTTCGGCGCCGACGGCGTCGTCATCCCGCACCTCCTCGGGGTCGAGCACACCAGGGCGGTGACCGCCGCCGCGAAGTTCCCGATGCGCGGCATCCGCAGCTATTCCGGCGGCCGGCCGGCCGGATATGCCCGTCCGAGCAGCGCCTATTTCGACGAGGAGAACCGGCGCACCCGCTGCTACGCCATGATCGAGACCGCCGAGAGCCTGGCCGAGGTCGAAGGCATCCTGGGCCTCGACACGGTCGACGGGCTGTTCCCCGGCCCGTCCGACCTGGCGCTGGCGCGCGGCCGCGGCGCCTATGAATTCGGCGAATCCGACCGCGCCGACCTGGCCCGCTGCGCCCGTGCCGCGCGCGCCGCCGGCAAGCCCTGGATCATGCCCGCCTGGACCGCGGCGGAGCGCACATTCGCCCTGGCCGAGGGGGCGGCCCAGCTGGTGGTCGCGACCCAGACCATGGTCGTCCGCCAGGGCTTGGCCGGGACGCTCGATGCGCTGAAGCGCGAAGCCGTGCTCGCCGCCTGA
- a CDS encoding extracellular solute-binding protein: MTLASCARSLCLASILAVAATAADAAQITVMGYRGEFQENYTKAVIEPFQAAHPDITVTYYGVQNAATALGLMRAQKDAPQVDAVIFDLSVAKIARDEGLIAEGDPARLTNLARLGDLGRDLGAFAPPITYDTLALLYNAEAFPTAPTSWTALWDKAQAGKVIVPAQGGGDIQAIALTLIANRMAGAEDYRQGVDAGVEKLVEMAPLIQTWEPKPDAYTLVANGTATLAIGWNARSQFYADQTEGRLGSVAPAEGTITQVNVISLIANSPNREAAETFMDYALGAEAQKRFSEAMFYAPSNKDTAIPPETGRRIPLLDPAQKAKLVPIDWMTIGDMRESILAPWRRQIIPASR, translated from the coding sequence ATGACACTCGCCTCCTGCGCGCGATCCCTTTGCCTCGCCTCCATCTTGGCCGTCGCCGCGACCGCGGCCGATGCCGCCCAGATCACCGTGATGGGTTATCGCGGCGAGTTCCAGGAGAACTATACCAAGGCGGTGATCGAGCCGTTCCAGGCCGCCCATCCGGACATCACCGTGACCTATTACGGCGTGCAGAACGCGGCCACAGCGCTGGGGCTGATGCGGGCGCAGAAGGACGCGCCGCAGGTCGACGCCGTGATCTTCGACCTGTCTGTCGCCAAGATCGCCCGGGACGAAGGGCTGATCGCCGAGGGCGACCCGGCGCGGCTGACCAACCTGGCCCGGCTCGGCGATCTCGGCCGCGACCTCGGCGCCTTCGCGCCGCCGATCACCTACGACACGCTGGCGCTGCTGTACAACGCCGAGGCGTTCCCGACGGCGCCGACCAGCTGGACCGCACTGTGGGACAAGGCGCAGGCCGGCAAGGTCATCGTCCCGGCCCAGGGCGGCGGCGATATCCAGGCGATCGCCTTGACCCTGATCGCCAACCGCATGGCCGGGGCCGAAGACTACCGCCAGGGCGTCGATGCCGGCGTCGAGAAGCTGGTCGAGATGGCCCCCCTGATCCAGACCTGGGAGCCGAAGCCGGACGCCTACACCCTGGTCGCCAACGGCACGGCCACCCTCGCCATCGGCTGGAACGCGCGCAGCCAGTTCTACGCCGACCAGACCGAGGGCCGGCTGGGCTCCGTCGCGCCGGCGGAGGGCACCATCACCCAGGTCAACGTGATCAGCCTGATCGCCAACTCGCCGAACCGCGAGGCGGCCGAGACCTTCATGGACTACGCGCTGGGGGCCGAGGCGCAGAAGCGCTTCTCCGAGGCGATGTTCTACGCCCCCTCGAACAAGGACACGGCGATCCCGCCCGAGACCGGCAGGCGCATCCCGCTGCTCGATCCGGCACAGAAGGCGAAGCTGGTGCCGATCGACTGGATGACCATCGGCGACATGCGGGAATCGATCCTGGCCCCCTGGCGGCGCCAGATCATTCCGGCCAGCCGCTAG
- a CDS encoding ABC transporter permease — translation MTAVSADLAPAAPSRSRRGRFALIAAALLAPMALINLVAFVFPVLRLAQISFQESRSSGVLTDVYSFRNYLGFFTDSFNLSLIANSLAMSFAVTLATLACAYPIAMFLHRAPAHWRNILFVITVSPLLVSSVVRTYGWMVLLGDQGLVNRALLSLGLVQSPLRLVNNMTGVFIGLVEILMPYMALSLMAGFGRLEASYEEAAASLGAGPFTRFRRIVLPLTLPGIALGCLLCFVLAISSFITPKLLGGGRVFLLATEIYDQAVIQLQWPMAATISVIVLIIFGCALAAYARIVRRFD, via the coding sequence ATGACCGCCGTCTCCGCCGACCTCGCCCCGGCCGCCCCGTCCCGCTCCCGCCGCGGCCGCTTCGCCCTGATCGCCGCCGCCCTGCTGGCGCCGATGGCGCTGATCAACCTCGTCGCCTTCGTCTTCCCGGTGCTGCGGCTGGCCCAGATCTCGTTCCAGGAAAGCCGCAGCAGCGGCGTCCTGACTGACGTCTACAGCTTCCGCAACTATCTCGGCTTCTTCACCGACAGCTTCAATCTCAGCCTGATCGCGAACTCGCTGGCGATGAGCTTCGCCGTGACCCTGGCGACGCTGGCCTGCGCCTATCCGATCGCGATGTTCCTGCACCGGGCGCCCGCCCATTGGCGGAACATCCTGTTCGTGATCACGGTGTCGCCGCTGCTGGTCAGCAGCGTCGTCCGCACTTATGGCTGGATGGTGCTGCTGGGCGACCAGGGGCTGGTGAACAGGGCGCTGCTGTCGCTCGGCCTGGTCCAGTCGCCGCTGCGCCTGGTCAACAACATGACCGGCGTCTTCATCGGCCTGGTCGAGATCCTGATGCCGTACATGGCGCTGTCGCTGATGGCAGGGTTCGGCCGGCTGGAGGCGAGCTATGAGGAGGCTGCGGCCTCGCTCGGCGCCGGCCCCTTCACCCGGTTCCGCCGCATCGTTCTGCCGCTGACCCTGCCCGGGATCGCGCTGGGCTGCCTGCTGTGCTTCGTGCTGGCCATCAGCTCCTTCATCACCCCGAAGCTGCTGGGCGGCGGCCGGGTCTTCCTGCTGGCGACCGAGATCTACGACCAGGCGGTGATCCAGCTGCAATGGCCGATGGCGGCGACGATCTCGGTGATCGTTCTGATCATCTTCGGCTGCGCCCTCGCCGCCTATGCCCGCATCGTCCGGCGCTTCGACTGA
- a CDS encoding LysR family transcriptional regulator, translating to MNIRFLETAIWLSRLRSFRATAERLNITQAAISSRVAAMEQELGFKLFERDARDVRLTAEGQTFVDGAQEIVARYRELVCSLDPTSAIKGAVRIGLVPSMALTLLPDIAGTLRRQFPNVRFSVTTDASHTILQKLSDREIDVALVIRPDKADGLKILDLCTYGMFWISGPTLLPRPADETLGPEDIAAHAIISYEPGAHNHARLLDYLAGAGDPVLHYSNSLSTTVSMTIAGIGIAVLPPVVIQRELREGILHVLKVHPPFPATRYAAVHLDPPMSRLPSLVAAIARDAAAAFCCLYDASLAHQG from the coding sequence ATGAACATACGCTTCCTCGAGACCGCGATCTGGCTGTCGCGCCTGCGCAGTTTCCGGGCCACGGCCGAGCGCCTGAACATCACCCAGGCCGCGATCTCCAGCCGGGTCGCGGCGATGGAGCAGGAGCTGGGCTTCAAGCTGTTCGAGCGCGACGCCCGCGACGTGCGCCTGACCGCCGAGGGCCAGACCTTCGTCGACGGCGCGCAGGAGATCGTGGCGCGGTACCGCGAGCTGGTCTGCAGCCTGGATCCGACCTCGGCGATCAAGGGCGCGGTGCGGATCGGCCTGGTGCCGAGCATGGCCCTGACCCTCCTGCCCGACATCGCCGGCACGCTGCGCCGGCAATTCCCCAACGTCCGCTTCTCGGTCACCACCGACGCCTCCCACACCATCCTGCAGAAGCTGTCGGACCGGGAGATCGACGTGGCGCTGGTCATCCGGCCGGACAAGGCGGACGGCCTCAAGATCCTCGACCTCTGCACCTACGGGATGTTCTGGATCTCCGGCCCCACCCTGCTGCCCCGCCCGGCCGATGAGACGCTGGGGCCCGAGGACATCGCCGCCCATGCCATCATCTCCTACGAACCCGGGGCGCATAACCATGCCCGGCTGCTGGACTATCTCGCCGGGGCCGGCGACCCGGTGCTGCACTACTCCAACTCGCTGTCGACCACGGTCAGCATGACCATCGCCGGCATCGGCATCGCCGTGCTGCCGCCGGTGGTGATCCAGCGCGAGCTGCGCGAGGGCATCCTGCACGTGCTCAAGGTGCACCCGCCCTTCCCCGCCACCCGCTATGCCGCTGTGCATCTCGACCCGCCGATGTCGCGCCTGCCGTCGCTGGTCGCCGCCATCGCCCGCGACGCGGCCGCCGCCTTCTGCTGCCTCTACGACGCCTCGCTCGCGCATCAGGGCTGA
- a CDS encoding carbon-nitrogen hydrolase family protein: protein MKISLIQTNPQTDRAENLGNTKVLMEQAIQTDKPDLLVLPEYFELYGGGIADKVAAAEPAPGGAAYAMAQGVAKANRVWVHAGSMMERIPGENRIYNTTVVFDRDGREAARYRKIHLFDIVAPDGTAYRESATVRPGEDVVLYDLEGLKVGCAICYDVRFAELFLALAKQGADVIVLPAAFTLQTGKDHWEVLARARAIETQAYVAACGQWGAYVANGEKRHTYGHSLVCDPWGHVVARASDGVGFVTARIDPEQIRRARTSIPMSDHRRLACA from the coding sequence ATGAAGATCAGCCTGATCCAGACCAACCCGCAGACCGACCGGGCCGAGAATCTCGGCAACACCAAGGTGCTGATGGAGCAAGCCATCCAGACCGACAAGCCGGACCTGCTGGTGCTGCCGGAATATTTCGAGCTCTATGGCGGCGGCATCGCCGACAAGGTGGCGGCGGCCGAGCCGGCGCCGGGCGGCGCCGCCTATGCCATGGCGCAGGGCGTGGCCAAGGCCAACCGCGTCTGGGTCCATGCCGGCAGCATGATGGAGCGCATCCCGGGCGAGAACCGGATCTACAACACCACGGTCGTGTTCGACCGCGACGGGCGCGAGGCCGCGCGCTACCGCAAGATCCACCTGTTCGACATCGTCGCGCCGGACGGCACCGCCTATCGGGAATCGGCGACGGTGCGGCCGGGCGAGGACGTCGTCCTTTATGACCTCGAGGGGCTGAAGGTCGGCTGCGCCATCTGCTACGACGTCCGCTTCGCCGAGCTGTTCCTGGCGCTGGCGAAGCAGGGCGCCGACGTCATCGTGCTGCCCGCCGCCTTCACCCTGCAGACCGGCAAGGACCATTGGGAGGTGCTGGCCCGCGCCCGGGCGATCGAGACCCAGGCCTATGTCGCCGCCTGCGGCCAATGGGGGGCCTATGTCGCGAACGGCGAGAAGCGCCACACCTACGGCCATTCGCTGGTCTGCGACCCCTGGGGCCATGTCGTCGCCCGCGCCTCGGACGGCGTCGGCTTCGTCACCGCCCGGATCGACCCGGAGCAGATCCGCCGGGCTCGCACATCGATCCCGATGAGCGACCACCGCCGCCTGGCCTGCGCGTGA
- a CDS encoding class I SAM-dependent methyltransferase, producing MEQDRLYQDPDLADFYDVENAWSADRDSCRSLAEGCASVLDLGCGTGWLAATLAAEAERTVFGVDPAGAMLDIARARPGGNRVTWVQGDGRSVRLGRRFDLVVLTGHAFQVFLTPGDQLEALRTIAAHLAPDGRFIFDSRNPAIEEWREWTPEASARRIDHPRFGAVDAWNDVEHDPDTGIVTYGTYYRIVADGRLLSSRSRIAFPPRAQLEALIGEAGLAIDTWLGDWTGAPWTPGSRDHIPLGRLPRS from the coding sequence ATGGAACAGGATCGTCTCTACCAGGATCCGGACCTGGCCGATTTCTACGACGTCGAGAACGCCTGGTCCGCGGACCGGGATAGCTGCCGGTCGCTGGCCGAGGGGTGCGCTTCGGTTCTCGACCTCGGCTGCGGCACCGGCTGGCTGGCCGCGACGCTGGCGGCCGAGGCGGAGCGCACGGTGTTCGGCGTCGACCCCGCCGGCGCCATGCTGGACATCGCCCGGGCGCGCCCCGGCGGCAACCGGGTGACCTGGGTCCAGGGCGACGGCCGCAGCGTCCGGCTGGGCCGTCGCTTCGACCTGGTGGTGCTGACCGGCCATGCCTTCCAGGTGTTCCTGACGCCCGGGGACCAGCTGGAGGCGTTGCGCACCATCGCGGCGCATCTGGCGCCGGACGGGCGGTTCATCTTCGACAGCCGAAACCCGGCGATCGAGGAATGGCGGGAGTGGACGCCGGAGGCATCGGCCCGCCGGATCGACCATCCCCGCTTCGGCGCCGTGGACGCCTGGAACGATGTCGAGCACGATCCGGACACGGGCATCGTGACCTACGGCACCTATTACCGCATCGTCGCCGACGGCCGCCTGCTGTCCTCGCGCTCGCGCATCGCCTTTCCGCCCCGCGCGCAGCTCGAGGCCCTGATCGGCGAAGCCGGGCTGGCGATCGACACCTGGCTGGGCGACTGGACGGGCGCCCCCTGGACGCCGGGCTCCCGCGATCACATCCCGCTGGGACGGCTGCCGCGGAGCTGA
- a CDS encoding RraA family protein, whose translation MYTINDMPAPVPPAHLDLLSGVETATVGHWRLFGFMHHGIQPLLRGKRVVGTAVTVAIPGPDSTLLHHATGLLRPGDILVVDRLGDDRHACWGGGVTVAAKAAGAVAGIVDGPCTDLAEIEDSDFPIWARGISPITTRLYDLGGGLNIPVACGGVVVMPGDAILADDSGVLVLPRAEVEAVAREALRRQETGRERELTVKHGAKLGEVSGASRKVLARGAA comes from the coding sequence ATGTACACGATCAACGACATGCCGGCGCCGGTGCCGCCGGCCCATCTCGACCTGCTGTCCGGCGTCGAGACCGCGACCGTCGGCCACTGGCGCCTGTTCGGCTTCATGCATCACGGCATCCAGCCGCTGCTGCGCGGCAAGCGCGTGGTCGGCACCGCCGTCACCGTCGCCATCCCAGGGCCGGATTCGACCCTGCTGCACCATGCCACCGGCCTGCTGCGGCCAGGCGACATCCTGGTCGTCGACCGGCTCGGCGACGACCGCCACGCCTGCTGGGGCGGCGGCGTCACCGTGGCGGCCAAGGCGGCGGGCGCGGTCGCCGGCATCGTCGACGGCCCCTGCACCGACCTGGCGGAGATCGAGGACTCCGACTTCCCGATCTGGGCCCGCGGCATCTCGCCGATCACCACCCGGCTCTACGATCTCGGCGGCGGCCTCAACATCCCGGTCGCCTGCGGCGGCGTGGTGGTGATGCCCGGCGATGCCATCCTGGCCGACGACAGCGGCGTGCTGGTGCTGCCGCGGGCGGAGGTCGAGGCGGTGGCGCGTGAGGCGCTGCGGCGGCAGGAGACGGGGCGCGAGCGCGAGCTGACGGTCAAGCACGGCGCCAAGCTGGGCGAGGTATCGGGGGCCAGCCGCAAGGTGCTCGCCCGCGGCGCGGCCTGA